A single genomic interval of Corvus cornix cornix isolate S_Up_H32 chromosome 1, ASM73873v5, whole genome shotgun sequence harbors:
- the GATD3A gene encoding glutamine amidotransferase-like class 1 domain-containing protein 3A, mitochondrial isoform X1 — translation MPQSPTHPHCPPLHPLQEPPCTEEPRRTDHEVVHSETLGGTGKVLSGCGVYDGTEIHEASAVLVHLSRGGAEVHMYAPDVPQMHVIDHSKGQPAEAESRNVLVESARIARGKITSLAKLSTADHDAVIFPGGFGAAKNLSTFAVDGKDCKVNREVERVLKDFHKAGKPIGLCCISPVLAAKVLSGAEVTVGHEEEEGGKWPYAGTAGAIKELGAKHCVKEVTEAHVDTKNKVVTTPAFMCETALHHIFDGIGAMVKNVLKLTGK, via the exons aTGCCTCAGTCCCCCACTCATCCTCATTGCCCTCCACTGCACCCACTCCAGGAGCCCCCTTGTACTGAGGAACCCAGGAGAACTGACCATGAAGTAGTTCATAGTGAAACTCTGGGAGGTACTGGCAAG GTCCTGTCTGGCTGTGGTGTCTACGATGGCACAGAAATCCATGAGGCATCAGC TGTCCTGGTACACCTGAGCCGTGGGGGAGCTGAGGTTCACATGTATGCTCCAGATGTCCCTCAGATGCATGTCATTGACCACAGTAAAGGGCAACCAGCTGAAGCTGAGTCAAG GAATGTTTTAGTGGAATCTGCAAGAATTGCTCGTGGTAAAATTACAAGCCTGGCTAAGCTCTCTACAGCAGACCATGATGCTGTGATATTCCCTGGTGGATTCGGAGCTGCCAAAAACTT ATCTACCTTTGCCGTTGATGGGAAGGATTGCAAGGTGAACAGAGAAGTTGAGCGAGTCCTGAAAGATTTCCACAAAGCAGGCAAACCTATTGG cctgtgctgcatttccccagtgctggcagcaaagGTGCTCTCTGGTGCTGAGGTAACTGTGGGCCACGAAGAAGAGGAAGGGGGCAAGTGGCCTTATGCTGGGACTGCAGGAGCCATCAAAGAGCTGGGAGCAAAGCACTGTGTGAAAGAAGTAACC GAAGCTCATGTGGATACAAAAAATAAGGTGGTGACCACCCCAGCATTTATGTGTGAAACAGCATTACACCACATCTTCGATGGCATTGGGGCAATGGTAAAGAATGTGCTAAAATTAACTGGCAAATAA
- the LOC104686246 gene encoding myelin-oligodendrocyte glycoprotein, whose translation MKWETALWMIACLLLASLPRGQLDTTCHAFVGETVVLPCTTTPPGDLTLAKSMLYWQIGTKIVHFFQKGQDSLKAQDEHFHGRTSLFLDQMKHGNLSLKISNVQLEDNAEYTCIYRQTGGHETKKSKIRLNVSAPAPSRIEDPPSPSGQSQICSGSPMDVPRLAMLPFSFLLLVPLGFWHL comes from the exons atgaaatg GGAGACTGCTCTCTGGATGATTGCCTGCCTACTGCTTGCATCTCTGCCCAGAG GTCAGCTGGACACCACATGCCATGCATTTGTTGGAGAAACTGTGGTTTTGCCTTGCACCACCACCCCTCCTGGAGACCTGACCCTTGCCAAGTCAATGCTCTACTGGCAGATTGGCACGAAGATAGTGCACTTCTTTCAGAAAGGGCAGGATTCACTGAAGGCCCAGGACGAACATTTCCATGGCAGAACCAGTCTTTTTCTGGACCAGATGAAGCACGGCAACCTTTCCTTAAAGATCTCCAATGTCCAGTTAGAGGACAATGCAGAATATACCTGCATCTACAGACAGACCGGGGGTcatgaaacaaagaaatctAAAATTAGACTCAATGTATCAG ctccagctccatctAGGATTGAGGACCCACCTTCCCCTTCTG ggCAGAGTCAGATTTGCTCTGGAAGCCCCATGGATGTGCCACGTCTGGCTAtgcttcccttctctttcctcctcctggtcCCCCTGGGGTTTTGGCACTTGTGA